The segment agtttgaaagaccCTTGGATGGCGCGAACATACATTGGCTTCGTGTAGATGGTCTTGCCCCATTTTAGCATGTCTAGGTACGCCCTTGGAGTTCCTTTTCTCATGCAGTATGAATGGAAATCTagttgatcatcttcgaatTGATTGTAAAACTTTGCGATCGCATGGAATCGTTTGAGAACCAATCCTTGGTTCTTCTGCATCTCCCATTCTGTTACTTTGATGTTGTGTATTAGGTTGTCACCGTCTTCGTTATTAGTCTGTTCAGAATCCTCAGCTTTCTCAGCCTCCGATATCAAATTATGAAGTTTTCTTAAAGCCAGCAAGTAAAGTCTATAATGCGcttcagcttgttcaatGACGAACCATGCGGCCTCCACCAAATGAAGATCCTTGATGCCATTAACCGCGTCATCGTTTTTTGTGAACAGAGAGGCGACTTCAGTGGCCTTCCCGATGTTATTTGCTCGCAAGAAGTATTTGACGGTCTTTGTGTTGATAAATCTATCTTGCAGGTCCAATTTTCTGCcctcttcaagaacttccgctgcttcttcgaaaagacCGAGGTGCTTTAAAACACGTCCTTTGAAGAGATACAACTCGACCAATGTTGGGGTATGCTGAATTGCTTTATCAATAATCTCTTGTGACGATTGGAATTGTTTCAGGAATAAAAAATGTTGAGCAAGGTAGTAACACGTCCAAATGTATGGTATTGGCTCGCTGATTGGATCAATATTGAGCAAGTATTCTGAGACAATCTTCTCCAACAGTGCTGGTACAATGGATGATCTACCACGATACAAGGGTTTAACATTGCAGAAGGCAGCTGGAACACCTCGCTTCAACTGCGGTAGGACATACTCTTGTAGCTTCTTGCTCAAtaaatcttcatcttcaatgaATTTCAATGGTATAAACTTGGGCGGTTCACTTCTGGGGTAGAATTTCTCCAACTTTTCGTATAATGCTTTTCTTAAAGCGTTGTTGCCTTGAATACCCAACGAAACCTCTAGCAATTTGTAGTATCTAAAGTCGTCTGGATTCCGTTTGATCAAAATTCTGTATACCTTAGAGGCCTCCTTCAACTCACCCATTTTCATATAGATTGATGCCTTCTCCTCTAAAAGACTGCATTTGTCGTAAACATTGGGCTCGATTTCGTTCAAATGTCTCAAAACGTTTTGCAACTTTTCCTTGTTGTTTCCTGCAATTCTGTACATAATATCGCTTTTGTACATCAAGCACTCGTTATTCTCATACAACTCGGCTTTTCCAAGCTT is part of the Torulaspora globosa chromosome 7, complete sequence genome and harbors:
- the NAT1 gene encoding peptide alpha-N-acetyltransferase complex A subunit NAT1 (ancestral locus Anc_3.153); translation: MSKKRSGKGKGQPLLGRGKEHTQFLEALKLYESKSYKKSIKILDGILKKDSEYVDALALKALDLVSLGEKSEAQSYCKNALSKIDGTAVSPICCHVLGIYMRTVKEYAESVKWFQASLSNGSTNQQIYRDLATLQSQIEDFKGALVSRKKYWEAYLGYRANWTALAIAQDINGEHQQAVNTLSQFEKLVEGKLGKAELYENNECLMYKSDIMYRIAGNNKEKLQNVLRHLNEIEPNVYDKCSLLEEKASIYMKMGELKEASKVYRILIKRNPDDFRYYKLLEVSLGIQGNNALRKALYEKLEKFYPRSEPPKFIPLKFIEDEDLLSKKLQEYVLPQLKRGVPAAFCNVKPLYRGRSSIVPALLEKIVSEYLLNIDPISEPIPYIWTCYYLAQHFLFLKQFQSSQEIIDKAIQHTPTLVELYLFKGRVLKHLGLFEEAAEVLEEGRKLDLQDRFINTKTVKYFLRANNIGKATEVASLFTKNDDAVNGIKDLHLVEAAWFVIEQAEAHYRLYLLALRKLHNLISEAEKAEDSEQTNNEDGDNLIHNIKVTEWEMQKNQGLVLKRFHAIAKFYNQFEDDQLDFHSYCMRKGTPRAYLDMLKWGKTIYTKPMYVRAIQGSFKLYSSLHDQSLLDQDDSIQSKIKTIMKNHAKKAKKETSAINKRKEEDKKHFAAYAEAEDNDIYGIELLSKKEPLEGFQGIYKNYCRQVGEVDKDYTLEFEYQYRKGKLALCLGALSKYTKIHGTKSGLADAMAIVLLLSTKEGAPFDVIGKKVAYKGCEDVCPGLPIAERDNEDFDWLEYYNQKFKNQDLEALRFLNGHKHLFDAAKLKEMILQELSNREPLIQNHVLQYEL